The Alnus glutinosa chromosome 7, dhAlnGlut1.1, whole genome shotgun sequence genome includes a region encoding these proteins:
- the LOC133873023 gene encoding protein THYLAKOID ASSEMBLY 8, chloroplastic, giving the protein MASTLHQSLTSLKPYRPPNPITTTLRPTSYAPIRCGPRSNRGPLMKGRILSIEAINAIQALKRAHKSSDPTQLPAFLSKTLTRLLKSDLLATLRELLRQDQCALALHAFSAFRSEYRADLSLYADVASALARNGMVEDIDRVIRDMEEGDGGGGIQCDDKGLIRLLKAVIGAGRRESTVRIYGMMKRSGWGSSFAADEYVVKVLSKGLRKLGEEGLADEVKMGNLEKLRV; this is encoded by the coding sequence ATGGCTTCCACTCTGCACCAAAGCCTCACCTCCCTCAAACCCTACCGCCCTCCAAACCCAATCACCACCACTCTCAGACCCACCAGCTACGCTCCCATACGATGCGGACCACGGTCCAACCGTGGGCCCCTGATGAAGGGCCGGATCCTAAGCATCGAAGCCATCAACGCCATCCAAGCCCTCAAGCGAGCCCACAAGTCCTCCGACCCCACCCAACTCCCAGCCTTCCTCTCCAAAACCCTCACCCGCTTGCTCAAGTCCGACCTCCTCGCTACCCTACGCGAGCTCCTACGCCAGGACCAGTGCGCCCTCGCTCTCCACGCCTTCTCCGCCTTCCGGTCGGAATACCGGGCCGACCTATCTCTCTACGCCGACGTGGCATCCGCCCTTGCGAGGAACGGGATGGTGGAGGATATCGACCGCGTGATCCGTGACATGGAGGAGGGAGATGGCGGCGGTGGGATACAGTGTGATGATAAGGGGCTGATCAGGTTGTTAAAGGCGGTGATTGGTGCTGGGAGGAGGGAATCGACGGTCAGGATCTACGGGATGATGAAGAGGAGTGGATGGGGGTCGAGCTTTGCGGCGGATGAGTATGTGGTTAAGGTTTTGAGTAAAGGGTTGAGGAAGCTTGGGGAGGAGGGTTTGGCTGATGAGGTTAAAATGGGAAATTTGGAGAAGTTAAGAGTTTAG
- the LOC133872396 gene encoding probable carboxylesterase 17 — MAAVSLQVFKNSHQHGGVFEEIEGLLRVYIDGHVERPPIVTIVPCTIALERGVTAKDVVIDKCTGLWARMYLPSCPGKLPLLVFFHGGGFCVGSAAWSCYNEFLSNLASKANCVIISVNYRLAPENRLPAAYEDGLNTLMWVKQQALSGSREHKWWVKHCSLSSVYLAGDSAGANIAYNVATRLGSSGSSESTIIRPLCLKGTILIQPFFGGEARTWSEKHTDQPPSSALTLPVSDAYWRLSLPPGANRDHAWCNPLANGSDKLRDSRLPTTMVCISEMDILKDRNLEFCNALNSAGTKVETVMHKGVGHSFQILHNSQLSQPRTHEMMSQIKAFINE, encoded by the coding sequence ATGGCTGCCGTTTCCCTCCAAGTTTTCAAGAACAGTCACCAACATGGAGGAGTCTTTGAAGAGATTGAAGGTCTCCTTAGAGTGTACATAGATGGACACGTCGAAAGGCCGCCGATTGTCACTATTGTCCCCTGCACCATAGCATTGGAGCGTGGTGTTACAGCAAAAGACGTTGTAATCGATAAGTGCACCGGCTTATGGGCGCGCATGTATCTCCCGAGCTGCCCTGGGAAGCTTCCATTGCTTGTTTTTTTTCATGGAGGTGGATTTTGTGTCGGCTCTGCTGCTTGGAGCTGTTACAACGAGTTTTTGTCCAACCTTGCTTCCAAAGCGAATTGCGTGATTATCTCTGTAAATTATCGTTTAGCCCCTGAGAACCGTCTCCCTGCTGCATATGAGGATGGTCTCAACACTCTTATGTGGGTGAAACAGCAAGCTCTAAGTGGCTCTAGGGAGCACAAATGGTGGGTGAAGCATTGCAGTCTTTCCAGCGTGTACCTAGCCGGTGACAGTGCAGGAGCCAACATAGCTTACAATGTGGCCACACGGCTAGGGTCAAGTGGCTCATCCGAATCCACCATTATAAGGCCGTTGTGTCTCAAAGGTACCATCTTGATCCAACCTTTCTTTGGAGGAGAGGCGCGAACTTGGTCCGAAAAGCATACCGATCAACCGCCTAGTTCAGCGCTAACCCTACCAGTTTCCGATGCATATTGGCGCTTATCCCTACCTCCAGGGGCGAACCGGGACCATGCATGGTGCAACCCTCTCGCAAATGGCTCAGACAAGTTGCGTGATTCAAGACTTCCAACCACAATGGTATGCATATCGGAGATGGATATATTGAAGGATCGAAACTTGGAATTTTGCAACGCATTGAATAGCGCAGGGACCAAGGTGGAAACAGTGATGCACAAAGGCGTAGGGCATTCATTTCAAATTCTGCACAACTCCCAGCTCTCTCAACCTCGAACCCATGAGATGATGTCTCAAATCAAGGCTTTCATCAATGAATAA
- the LOC133873939 gene encoding uncharacterized protein LOC133873939, giving the protein MDDQSTKPSIMESKPLHPLHQIAETPTHKLLLKQWLKEEELILGRTILKETQIDSVRKEITMLYIFFFLFHSTALVLLFSASSRDPLSSRLACHRSWIPSLCSTLFSLGIIWAVRYKTDVEVHLEKLLEREKEDGKLLAKCVEELKKKGIEFDLLKEVDALRRAKSLRVEAKAVRKWSARDFVSLFFFAVSCLVLAITRVILCD; this is encoded by the coding sequence ATGGATGATCAGAGCACAAAGCCATCAATCATGGAGTCAAAGCCCTTGCACCCACTTCACCAAATCGCAGAAACACCGACCCACAAGCTTCTTCTCAAGCAATGGCTCAAGGAAGAAGAACTAATCCTCGGAAGAACCATCCTCAAAGAAACCCAAATCGACTCGGTCCGAAAGGAAATCACAATGCTctacatcttcttcttcctcttccactCCACGGCTTTGGTCCTCCTCTTCAGTGCCTCCTCGAGAGACCCACTTTCCAGCCGGTTAGCCTGCCACAGGTCATGGATCCCATCACTCTGCTCCACTCTGTTTTCCCTCGGAATCATTTGGGCCGTGCGGTACAAGACCGACGTGGAGGTCCACCtggagaagctactggagagGGAGAAAGAGGACGGGAAGCTCTTGGCCAAGTGCGTTGAGGAATTGAAGAAGAAGGGGATCGAATTCGACTTGTTGAAGGAGGTCGACGCGCTTCGAAGGGCGAAAAGTTTGCGTGTCGAGGCCAAGGCGGTCAGGAAATGGTCGGCGAGGGATTTTGTCTCCTTGTTCTTCTTCGCCGTGTCTTGCCTTGTTCTCGCCATCACAAGGGTTATTTTGTGTGATTAG